Proteins encoded by one window of Burkholderia plantarii:
- a CDS encoding DUF1835 domain-containing protein, with the protein MSTLHVTVGGSAAESLRAALAAAGRDDTVVELLDDLAVGPLRGIDDAPELRAAFWERIFADTPSDWDARLAGELDKLSRLAAGSGQVVIWHAQSAADQLMLRRIAYHLRHAPQRLNEVRLSAADLGPREHPPGREAAVSVGMFGPGQLGAKLPEAAPISVLRISRLALEWQEAKQVNAELRYWIDNTFKSGHYTDIDALALDQAGEAWTPAARVVGAVIGLANRGHLGISDSIAFWRCRELAAAGRLELRGGESGPDNLRTASLRAAPAAALP; encoded by the coding sequence ATGAGCACTCTTCATGTCACCGTCGGCGGTTCCGCCGCCGAATCGCTGCGCGCCGCGCTGGCCGCCGCCGGCCGCGACGATACCGTGGTCGAACTCCTCGACGATCTGGCCGTCGGCCCGCTGCGCGGCATCGACGACGCGCCCGAGCTGCGCGCCGCGTTCTGGGAACGGATCTTCGCCGACACGCCGTCCGACTGGGACGCGCGGCTCGCCGGCGAGCTCGACAAGCTCTCCCGGCTCGCGGCCGGCTCCGGCCAGGTGGTGATCTGGCATGCGCAGAGCGCGGCCGACCAGTTGATGCTGCGCCGCATCGCCTATCATCTGCGCCACGCGCCGCAGCGGCTCAACGAAGTCCGGCTGTCGGCCGCCGATCTCGGCCCGCGCGAGCATCCGCCCGGCCGCGAGGCCGCCGTTTCGGTCGGCATGTTCGGCCCCGGACAGCTCGGCGCGAAGCTGCCCGAGGCGGCGCCGATCTCGGTGCTGCGCATCAGCCGGCTCGCGCTCGAATGGCAGGAAGCCAAGCAAGTCAACGCCGAGCTGCGCTACTGGATCGACAACACGTTCAAGAGCGGGCACTACACCGACATCGACGCGCTCGCGCTCGATCAGGCAGGCGAAGCCTGGACGCCGGCCGCGCGCGTGGTCGGCGCGGTCATCGGGCTCGCCAATCGCGGCCACCTCGGCATCAGCGACAGCATCGCGTTCTGGCGCTGCCGCGAGCTGGCCGCCGCGGGCCGGCTCGAACTGCGCGGCGGCGAGTCCGGCCCCGACAATCTGCGCACGGCCTCGCTGCGCGCGGCGCCGGCCGCCGCGCTGCCCTGA
- a CDS encoding TetR/AcrR family transcriptional regulator gives MARTRAPDHESQREQILDLAAGKFAHTSYPSTSMTDLAAASGTSKARLYHYYESKEAILFDLLDRYTKRLMLIIAEVEGTSQRRGLGEREAFAELIRAFLAEYETSHSRHVALLNDVKYLENTQRQVILDRQRDIVAAFTRQIERAYPGRVSRENQTAVTMMVFGMINWTFTWLKPGGRLGYRDFAEQVIALIERGLGGEGAEPSRKA, from the coding sequence ATGGCCCGCACCCGAGCGCCCGACCACGAATCCCAGCGCGAGCAGATCCTCGATCTCGCCGCCGGGAAATTCGCGCACACCAGCTACCCGAGCACCTCGATGACCGATCTCGCTGCCGCGAGCGGCACCTCGAAGGCGCGTCTCTACCACTACTACGAAAGCAAGGAAGCGATCCTGTTCGACCTGCTCGACCGCTACACAAAGCGGCTGATGCTGATCATCGCGGAGGTCGAGGGGACCAGCCAGCGGCGCGGGCTGGGCGAGCGCGAGGCGTTCGCGGAGCTGATTCGCGCGTTCCTCGCCGAATACGAAACCTCGCACAGCCGGCACGTCGCGCTGCTCAACGACGTGAAATACCTGGAGAACACCCAGCGGCAGGTGATCCTCGACCGGCAGCGCGACATCGTCGCCGCGTTCACGCGCCAGATCGAGCGCGCCTACCCGGGGCGCGTGTCGCGCGAGAACCAGACCGCCGTCACGATGATGGTATTCGGCATGATCAACTGGACCTTCACCTGGCTGAAGCCGGGCGGCCGTCTCGGCTATCGCGACTTCGCCGAGCAGGTGATCGCACTGATCGAGCGCGGGCTCGGCGGCGAGGGCGCGGAGCCGTCGCGCAAGGCCTGA
- the hppD gene encoding 4-hydroxyphenylpyruvate dioxygenase — protein MQIPTWDNPVGTDGFEFIEYTAPDPKALGQLFERMGFTAIARHRHKDVTLYRQGEINFIVNAEPDSFAQRFARLHGPSICAIAFRVRDAAQAYRRALELGAWGFDNKTGPMELNIPAIKGIGDSLIYFVDRWRGKHGAAPGTIGDIGIYDVDFEPIPGADPAPVGHGLTYIDHLTHNVHRGRMGEWAEFYERLFNFREVRYFDIEGKVTGVKSKAMTSPCGKIRIPINEEGSDTPGQIQEYLDAYRGEGIQHIALGTGDIYGTVDGLRGQAVTLLDTIDTYYELVNRRIPNHGEPLDELRRRKILIDGAHDDLLLQIFTENQIGPIFFEIIQRKGNQGFGEGNFKALFESIELDQIRRGVVQDKA, from the coding sequence ATGCAGATTCCCACCTGGGACAACCCCGTCGGCACCGACGGCTTCGAATTCATCGAATACACGGCGCCCGATCCGAAGGCGCTCGGCCAGCTGTTCGAGCGGATGGGCTTCACCGCGATCGCGCGGCACCGGCACAAGGACGTCACGCTGTACCGCCAGGGCGAGATCAACTTCATCGTCAACGCCGAGCCGGACTCGTTCGCGCAGCGCTTCGCGCGGCTGCACGGCCCGTCGATCTGCGCGATCGCGTTCCGCGTGCGCGACGCGGCGCAGGCCTACCGCCGCGCGCTCGAACTGGGCGCCTGGGGCTTCGACAACAAGACCGGCCCGATGGAGCTGAACATCCCGGCGATCAAGGGCATCGGCGATTCGCTGATCTATTTCGTCGACCGCTGGCGCGGCAAGCACGGCGCGGCGCCGGGCACCATCGGCGACATCGGCATCTACGACGTCGATTTCGAGCCGATCCCGGGCGCGGACCCGGCGCCCGTCGGCCACGGCCTCACCTACATCGATCACCTCACGCACAACGTGCATCGCGGCCGGATGGGCGAATGGGCCGAATTCTACGAGCGGCTGTTCAACTTCCGCGAAGTGCGCTACTTCGACATCGAGGGCAAGGTGACGGGCGTGAAGTCGAAGGCGATGACCTCGCCGTGCGGCAAGATCCGGATCCCGATCAACGAGGAAGGTTCGGATACGCCGGGCCAGATCCAGGAATACCTCGACGCGTATCGCGGCGAAGGCATCCAGCACATCGCGCTCGGCACCGGGGACATCTACGGCACGGTGGACGGCCTGCGCGGCCAGGCCGTCACGCTGCTCGACACGATCGACACCTATTACGAACTCGTCAACCGCCGCATTCCGAACCACGGCGAACCGCTCGACGAGCTGCGCCGCCGCAAGATCCTGATCGACGGCGCGCACGACGACCTGCTGCTGCAGATCTTCACCGAGAACCAGATCGGCCCGATCTTCTTCGAGATCATTCAGCGCAAGGGCAACCAGGGCTTCGGCGAGGGCAACTTCAAGGCGCTGTTCGAATCGATCGAGCTGGACCAGATCCGCCGCGGCGTGGTGCAGGACAAGGCCTGA
- the paaD gene encoding 1,2-phenylacetyl-CoA epoxidase subunit PaaD codes for MSALPASVDAAALTDAELARVRAALDTVPDPEIPVVSIGELGILREIRRAADATIEVVITPTYSGCPAMSQIAEDIGAALDRAGVPPCRIVTVLSPAWTTDWITEAAREKLRAYGIAPPVGTCGSGNAAASGDASGARPAAVKVIRFAPKPAAAPACPRCGSRHTERLAQFASTACKALYRCLDCREPFDYFKPY; via the coding sequence ATGTCCGCGCTGCCCGCTTCCGTCGATGCCGCCGCCTTGACCGATGCCGAACTCGCGCGCGTGCGCGCCGCGCTCGACACGGTGCCGGACCCGGAGATCCCGGTCGTCTCGATCGGCGAGCTCGGCATCCTGCGCGAGATCCGGCGCGCGGCCGACGCGACGATCGAGGTCGTGATCACGCCGACCTACTCCGGTTGTCCGGCGATGTCGCAGATCGCCGAGGACATCGGCGCCGCGCTCGACCGCGCCGGCGTGCCGCCCTGCCGGATCGTCACGGTGCTGTCGCCGGCCTGGACCACCGACTGGATCACCGAGGCCGCGCGCGAGAAGCTGCGCGCCTACGGCATCGCGCCGCCCGTCGGTACCTGCGGGAGCGGCAACGCGGCGGCTTCCGGCGACGCGAGCGGGGCCCGGCCCGCCGCCGTGAAAGTGATCCGCTTCGCGCCGAAGCCGGCCGCCGCCCCGGCCTGCCCGCGCTGCGGTTCGCGCCACACCGAGCGGCTCGCGCAGTTCGCGTCGACCGCCTGCAAGGCGCTGTACCGCTGCCTCGACTGCCGCGAACCCTTCGACTACTTCAAGCCCTACTGA
- a CDS encoding IS110 family transposase — MSAPSFVTVGIDVAKAHVDVALLGARLDAQRFNNDADGHTALATALQPLGIDLVVMEATGGYEAELACALQGAGLPVAVVNPRQARDFARAMGKLAKTDSIDARMLAEMASVLVRREDLSRLLRPVSDERQQWLAALLTRRRQLITMLLSERQRLQITPERLHPSLQAIIAAIQAQLDDIDAQMVGHVREHFAELDRLLQSTRGIGPVSSACLIAQLPELGKLNRRQIAALVGVAPVACDSGSRQGRRRVQGGRFEIRRVLYMATLTATRHNPAIKAFHQRLKAAGKLPKVALVACMRKLLTMLNAMVKSNTPWDDSLHLA, encoded by the coding sequence ATGTCTGCTCCTTCCTTCGTCACGGTTGGCATCGATGTGGCCAAAGCCCACGTCGATGTCGCCTTGCTGGGCGCCCGTCTGGACGCTCAACGCTTCAACAATGACGCCGACGGCCATACGGCGCTGGCCACGGCATTACAGCCATTGGGCATCGATCTGGTCGTCATGGAAGCGACCGGTGGCTATGAAGCCGAATTGGCCTGCGCTCTGCAAGGTGCTGGCTTGCCGGTGGCCGTCGTCAATCCCCGCCAGGCTCGTGACTTCGCGCGTGCCATGGGCAAGCTCGCCAAGACCGATTCCATCGACGCCCGCATGCTCGCCGAAATGGCCTCGGTGCTGGTGCGTCGTGAAGATCTGTCCCGCTTGCTGCGCCCCGTCTCCGACGAGCGCCAGCAGTGGCTTGCTGCTCTGCTGACGCGCAGGCGCCAGTTGATCACCATGCTCTTATCCGAGCGGCAGCGGCTGCAAATCACGCCCGAGCGTTTGCATCCCAGTTTGCAGGCCATCATCGCCGCCATTCAGGCCCAGCTCGACGACATCGATGCTCAAATGGTCGGCCACGTTCGCGAACACTTTGCTGAACTCGACCGATTGCTGCAATCGACTCGCGGCATCGGCCCGGTATCCAGTGCCTGCCTGATTGCTCAACTGCCGGAACTGGGCAAGCTCAATCGTCGCCAGATTGCGGCACTCGTGGGCGTTGCCCCTGTCGCTTGCGATTCGGGCTCGCGCCAAGGACGACGACGTGTGCAGGGCGGGCGCTTTGAAATTCGCCGCGTGCTGTACATGGCGACGCTCACTGCAACCCGCCACAACCCGGCTATCAAGGCCTTCCATCAACGTCTCAAAGCAGCCGGCAAACTGCCCAAGGTCGCGCTGGTTGCCTGCATGCGCAAGCTCCTGACCATGCTCAATGCCATGGTCAAATCCAACACCCCCTGGGACGATTCGCTTCATCTCGCTTGA
- a CDS encoding Lrp/AsnC family transcriptional regulator: MARVELDTIDRRILAILQENGRLSNQEIAERVNLSPSPCLRRIRRLEEMGVITGYVALLDPKQLGLDLLAYISVRLEKRGGAAAPADGGARAGTTHADRFRVAVQAWPEVVACHAMTGDMDYLLRVQVEDMAHFSRFVQDQLLHHPSVVDVRTSFALESFKETTALPIR; the protein is encoded by the coding sequence ATGGCGCGTGTCGAACTCGACACCATCGATCGCCGCATCCTGGCGATCCTGCAGGAGAACGGACGCCTGTCGAACCAGGAGATCGCCGAGCGCGTGAACCTGTCGCCGAGCCCGTGCCTGCGGCGCATCCGGCGCCTGGAGGAGATGGGCGTGATCACCGGCTATGTCGCGCTGCTGGATCCGAAGCAACTCGGGCTCGACCTGCTCGCCTACATCAGCGTGCGGCTCGAGAAGCGTGGTGGCGCGGCGGCGCCGGCCGACGGCGGCGCGCGGGCCGGCACCACGCACGCCGACCGGTTTCGCGTGGCCGTGCAGGCCTGGCCCGAGGTGGTGGCCTGCCACGCGATGACGGGCGACATGGATTACCTGCTGCGCGTGCAGGTGGAGGACATGGCGCATTTCTCGCGCTTCGTGCAGGACCAGCTGCTGCACCATCCGTCGGTGGTGGACGTGCGCACGAGCTTCGCGCTCGAGAGCTTCAAGGAGACCACGGCGCTGCCGATCCGCTGA
- the paaE gene encoding 1,2-phenylacetyl-CoA epoxidase subunit PaaE, with product MATPQFHPLRIRDVRPETADAVTVSFEVPAELREQFRFTQGQFVTLKTQIDGEETRRSYSICVGTTDYDRDGELRIGIKRVRGGRFSNFAFDTLKAGHTIDVMTPDGRFFTHLNAEHGKHYVAFSGGSGITPVLAIARTTLELEPRSTFTLIYGNRSVDSIMFAEQLEDLKNRFMQRFVLYHVLSDELQDVELFNGVLDQPKCAAFLNTLVPAASIDEAFICGPAPMMDAAEAALGAAGVARGRIHVERFGTPLPQAGAPAVEITEATPAAALEIVLDGKTRKLRLPYEGVSLLDVGLRAGLALPYACKGGVCCTCRAKVVEGEVRMDKNYTLEEQEVRDGFVLTCQCHPVSERVVVSFDER from the coding sequence ATGGCGACTCCGCAATTTCACCCGCTGCGCATCCGCGACGTGCGACCCGAGACCGCCGACGCGGTGACGGTCTCGTTCGAGGTCCCCGCCGAGCTGCGCGAACAGTTCCGCTTCACGCAGGGCCAGTTCGTCACGCTCAAGACGCAGATCGACGGCGAGGAAACCCGCCGCTCGTATTCGATCTGCGTCGGCACCACCGATTACGACCGCGACGGCGAGCTGCGGATCGGCATCAAGCGCGTGCGCGGCGGGCGCTTCTCGAACTTCGCGTTCGACACGCTGAAGGCCGGCCACACGATCGACGTGATGACGCCGGACGGCCGCTTCTTCACGCACCTGAACGCCGAGCACGGCAAGCACTACGTGGCGTTCTCGGGCGGCTCGGGTATCACGCCGGTGCTCGCGATCGCACGCACCACGCTCGAACTCGAGCCGCGCAGCACGTTCACGCTGATCTACGGCAACCGCAGCGTCGATTCGATCATGTTTGCCGAGCAGCTCGAAGACCTGAAGAACCGTTTCATGCAGCGCTTCGTGCTCTACCACGTATTGTCCGACGAGCTCCAGGACGTCGAGCTGTTCAACGGCGTGCTCGACCAGCCGAAATGCGCGGCGTTCCTGAACACGCTGGTGCCGGCCGCCTCGATCGACGAGGCGTTCATCTGCGGCCCGGCGCCGATGATGGACGCGGCCGAGGCGGCGCTCGGCGCGGCCGGCGTGGCGCGCGGGCGGATCCACGTCGAGCGTTTCGGCACGCCGCTGCCGCAGGCCGGCGCGCCGGCCGTGGAGATCACCGAAGCGACGCCGGCCGCCGCGCTCGAGATCGTGCTCGACGGCAAGACGCGCAAGCTGCGCCTGCCCTACGAGGGCGTGAGCCTGCTCGACGTCGGCCTGCGCGCCGGCCTTGCGCTGCCATATGCCTGCAAGGGCGGCGTCTGCTGCACCTGCCGCGCGAAGGTGGTGGAAGGCGAGGTGCGGATGGACAAGAATTACACGCTGGAGGAACAGGAAGTGCGCGACGGATTCGTGCTGACCTGCCAGTGCCATCCGGTCAGCGAGCGCGTGGTGGTGAGCTTCGACGAGCGCTGA
- a CDS encoding indolepyruvate ferredoxin oxidoreductase family protein: protein MNAPLDAGQRATLEAALQSVTLDDKYTLERGRAYMSGVQALVRLPMLQQARDRAAGLNTAGFISGYRGSPLGGLDQSLWKAQKHLAANRIVFQAGLNEDLAATAVWGSQQVNLYPGAKFDGVFGMWYGKGPGVDRSADVLKHANSAGSSPHGGVLVLVGDDHAAKSSTLAHQSEHLLKACGLPVLFPANVQEYLDFGLHGWAMSRYSGLWVSLKCVTDVVESSASVDLDPQRANIMLPSDFMMPEGGLNIRWPDPPLVQEARMIDYKWYAALAYVRANRLDRIEIDSPQARFGIMTAGKAYLDVRQALTDLGLDDATCARIGIRLYKVGCVWPLEAQGAQQFARGLDEILVIEEKRQILEYAIKEELYNWPDGQRPRIFGKFDEKDGAGGEWSVPMGNWLLPAHYELSPAIIAKAIATRLDKFELPSDVRARIAARIAVITAKEAALARPHVTAERKPWFCSGCPHNTSTNVPDGSRAIAGIGCHYMTIWMDRNTSSFSQMGGEGVPWIGQAPFTDEKHVFANLGDGTYFHSGLLAIRAAIASKANITYKILYNDAVAMTGGQPVDGTLTVPQITHQMAAEGAAKIVIVTDEPQKYEGQHARLAPDVAIHHRDRLDAVQRELREIAGTTVLIYDQTCATEKRRRRKRGTFPDPARRVVINEAVCEGCGDCSVQSNCLSVEPLDTEFGTKRQINQSSCNKDFSCVKGFCPSFVTVEGAQLRKPKAVTMDAASLPALPEPALPAIARTYGVLVTGVGGTGVVTIGALIGMAAHLENKGVTVLDVTGLAQKGGAVMSHVQIAHAPADIHATRIAMGEADLVIGGDALVTASDECTSRMRLGETRVVVNSAKTPTADFIKHPQWSFPGTSAERDIRASAGETVDLVDANHFAVALLGDAIYANPFVLGYAWQRGWLPLTHASLARAIELNGVQVEKNRTAFEWGRRAAHDPAGVRQAASGQAGTAAADGATVISLHTKKAVDTLIATRVAQLGAYQNAAYAARYTSVVERVREAERRLDGDHAQEPLTEAVARNLYKLMAYKDEYEVARLQSDPAFLAKLAAQFDGELTLRYHLAPPIFAKHDEHGRLVKKAYGPWMLNAFRLLAKLKGLRGTAFDPFGRTEERRTERALIGEYVALVDTLVARLTPQRLPLALELANLPDGIRGYGHVKENNLRAVRSKWEGLLARWNGPEAETRHVA, encoded by the coding sequence ATGAACGCCCCACTTGATGCCGGCCAGCGCGCGACGCTGGAAGCCGCCCTGCAGTCGGTCACGCTCGACGACAAATACACGCTCGAGCGCGGCCGCGCCTACATGAGCGGCGTGCAGGCGCTGGTCAGGCTGCCGATGCTGCAGCAGGCGCGCGACCGCGCCGCCGGCCTCAATACCGCCGGCTTCATCTCCGGCTACCGCGGCTCACCGCTCGGCGGCCTCGACCAGTCGCTCTGGAAGGCGCAGAAACATCTCGCCGCCAACCGCATCGTGTTCCAGGCGGGCCTCAACGAGGATCTCGCCGCCACCGCCGTGTGGGGCTCGCAGCAGGTCAACCTCTATCCCGGCGCGAAGTTCGACGGCGTGTTCGGCATGTGGTACGGCAAGGGCCCCGGTGTCGATCGCTCGGCCGACGTGCTCAAGCACGCCAATTCGGCCGGCAGCTCGCCGCACGGCGGCGTGCTGGTGCTGGTCGGCGACGACCACGCCGCGAAATCGTCGACGCTCGCGCACCAGTCCGAGCATCTGCTCAAGGCCTGCGGGCTGCCGGTGCTGTTCCCCGCCAACGTCCAGGAATATCTCGATTTTGGCCTGCACGGCTGGGCGATGAGCCGCTACTCGGGGCTCTGGGTCTCGCTGAAATGCGTGACCGACGTGGTCGAATCGTCGGCCTCGGTCGATCTCGACCCGCAGCGCGCGAACATCATGCTGCCGTCGGATTTCATGATGCCCGAGGGCGGCCTCAACATCCGCTGGCCCGATCCGCCGCTCGTGCAGGAAGCGCGGATGATCGACTACAAATGGTACGCGGCGCTCGCCTACGTGCGCGCCAACCGGCTTGACCGCATCGAGATCGATTCCCCGCAGGCGCGCTTCGGCATCATGACCGCGGGCAAGGCCTACCTCGACGTGCGCCAGGCGCTGACCGATCTCGGCCTCGACGACGCGACCTGCGCGCGGATCGGCATCCGCCTCTACAAGGTCGGCTGCGTCTGGCCGCTGGAGGCGCAGGGCGCGCAGCAGTTCGCACGCGGCCTCGACGAGATCCTCGTGATCGAGGAAAAGCGCCAGATCCTCGAATACGCGATCAAGGAAGAGCTCTACAACTGGCCGGACGGCCAGCGCCCGCGCATCTTCGGCAAGTTCGATGAAAAGGACGGCGCGGGCGGCGAATGGTCGGTGCCGATGGGCAACTGGCTGCTGCCCGCGCACTACGAGCTGTCGCCGGCGATCATCGCGAAGGCGATCGCCACCCGGCTCGACAAGTTCGAGCTGCCGTCCGACGTGCGCGCGCGCATCGCCGCGCGCATCGCGGTGATCACCGCCAAGGAGGCCGCGCTCGCGCGGCCGCACGTCACCGCCGAGCGCAAGCCGTGGTTCTGCTCGGGCTGCCCGCACAACACCTCGACCAACGTGCCGGACGGCTCGCGCGCGATCGCCGGGATCGGCTGCCACTACATGACGATCTGGATGGACCGCAATACCAGCAGCTTCAGCCAGATGGGCGGCGAAGGCGTGCCGTGGATCGGCCAGGCGCCGTTCACCGACGAGAAGCACGTGTTCGCGAACCTCGGCGACGGCACCTATTTCCACTCCGGGCTGCTCGCGATCCGCGCGGCGATCGCGTCGAAGGCGAACATCACCTACAAGATCCTCTACAACGACGCGGTGGCGATGACGGGCGGCCAGCCCGTGGACGGCACGCTGACCGTGCCGCAGATCACGCACCAGATGGCGGCCGAGGGCGCGGCGAAAATCGTGATCGTCACCGACGAACCGCAGAAGTACGAAGGCCAGCACGCGCGGCTCGCGCCGGACGTGGCGATCCACCATCGCGACCGGCTCGACGCGGTGCAGCGCGAGTTGCGCGAGATCGCCGGCACCACGGTGCTGATCTACGACCAGACCTGCGCGACCGAGAAGCGCCGCCGCCGCAAGCGCGGCACGTTCCCCGATCCGGCGCGCCGCGTGGTGATCAACGAGGCGGTCTGCGAAGGCTGCGGCGATTGCTCGGTGCAGTCGAACTGCCTGTCGGTCGAGCCGCTCGACACCGAATTCGGCACCAAGCGGCAGATCAACCAGTCGAGCTGCAACAAGGACTTCTCGTGCGTGAAGGGCTTCTGCCCGAGCTTCGTGACCGTCGAAGGCGCGCAGCTGAGGAAGCCGAAGGCCGTGACGATGGACGCCGCCTCGCTGCCGGCGCTGCCCGAACCGGCGCTGCCCGCGATCGCGCGCACCTACGGCGTGCTGGTGACGGGCGTGGGCGGCACCGGCGTGGTGACGATCGGCGCGCTGATCGGCATGGCCGCGCACCTGGAGAACAAGGGCGTGACGGTGCTCGACGTCACCGGCCTCGCGCAGAAGGGCGGCGCCGTGATGAGCCACGTGCAGATCGCGCACGCGCCCGCGGACATCCACGCGACGCGCATCGCGATGGGCGAGGCCGACCTCGTGATCGGCGGCGACGCGCTGGTGACCGCCAGCGACGAATGCACCTCGCGCATGCGGCTCGGCGAAACGCGCGTGGTCGTCAACAGCGCGAAGACGCCGACCGCCGATTTCATCAAGCATCCGCAGTGGTCGTTCCCGGGCACCAGCGCCGAGCGCGACATCCGCGCCTCGGCCGGCGAGACGGTCGATCTCGTCGATGCGAACCATTTCGCCGTCGCGCTGCTCGGCGACGCGATCTATGCGAACCCGTTCGTGCTCGGCTACGCGTGGCAGCGCGGCTGGCTGCCGCTCACGCACGCCTCGCTGGCGCGCGCGATCGAACTGAACGGCGTGCAGGTGGAGAAGAACCGCACGGCCTTCGAATGGGGCCGCCGCGCCGCGCACGATCCGGCCGGCGTGCGGCAGGCCGCGTCGGGACAGGCGGGCACGGCGGCCGCCGACGGCGCGACGGTGATCTCGCTGCACACGAAGAAGGCGGTGGACACGCTGATCGCGACGCGCGTCGCGCAACTGGGTGCGTACCAGAACGCCGCCTACGCGGCGCGCTACACGAGCGTCGTCGAACGCGTGCGCGAGGCCGAGCGCCGGCTCGACGGCGATCACGCGCAGGAGCCGCTGACCGAGGCGGTCGCGCGCAACCTGTACAAGCTGATGGCCTACAAGGACGAGTACGAGGTCGCGCGCCTGCAGTCCGATCCGGCCTTCCTCGCGAAGCTGGCCGCGCAGTTCGACGGCGAACTGACGCTGCGCTACCACCTCGCGCCGCCGATCTTCGCGAAGCACGACGAGCACGGCCGGCTGGTGAAGAAGGCCTACGGGCCGTGGATGCTGAACGCGTTCCGGCTGCTCGCGAAGCTCAAGGGCCTGCGCGGCACCGCGTTCGATCCGTTCGGCCGCACCGAGGAACGGCGCACCGAGCGCGCGCTGATCGGCGAATACGTGGCGCTGGTCGACACCCTCGTCGCGCGGCTGACGCCGCAGCGGCTGCCGCTCGCGCTCGAACTCGCGAACCTGCCGGACGGCATTCGCGGCTACGGGCACGTGAAGGAGAACAACCTGCGCGCGGTCCGCAGCAAGTGGGAGGGGCTGCTCGCGCGCTGGAACGGCCCCGAGGCCGAGACGCGGCACGTGGCGTAG
- a CDS encoding GNAT family N-acetyltransferase, with amino-acid sequence MNAHPLRPAAPIGNVGQAPVLVRELASTDRESMLTHFLALDDDDRLLRFGQSVPDHVLENYVRTIDFGRDTVFGVFDHALELVGVGHLAYLPDDGDKRTAEFGVSVLESARGQGVGSKLFERASIRSRNTQVSTLYMHCLSRNATMMHIAKKSGMRIEYACGEADAYLSLPPADQSTIIAEMLQEQAAVFDYAMKRQARRATQIFESLLPAGIAA; translated from the coding sequence ATGAACGCGCACCCTCTCCGCCCTGCCGCCCCGATCGGCAACGTCGGGCAGGCACCGGTTCTCGTCAGGGAACTGGCATCCACGGATCGTGAGTCGATGCTCACGCACTTTCTCGCGCTCGACGACGACGATCGCCTGCTTCGCTTCGGCCAGTCCGTGCCGGATCACGTGCTCGAGAACTACGTCCGCACCATCGATTTTGGCCGCGACACCGTGTTCGGCGTGTTCGACCACGCCCTCGAGCTGGTCGGCGTCGGCCATCTGGCCTACCTGCCCGACGACGGCGACAAGCGCACGGCCGAGTTCGGCGTGTCGGTCCTCGAATCGGCGCGCGGCCAGGGCGTCGGCTCGAAGCTGTTCGAGCGCGCGTCGATCCGCAGCCGCAACACGCAGGTCTCGACGCTCTACATGCATTGCCTGTCGCGCAACGCGACGATGATGCATATCGCGAAGAAGTCGGGCATGCGGATCGAATACGCCTGCGGCGAGGCCGACGCCTACCTGTCGCTGCCGCCCGCCGATCAGTCGACGATCATCGCCGAGATGCTGCAGGAGCAGGCGGCCGTGTTCGACTACGCGATGAAGCGCCAGGCGCGCCGCGCGACCCAGATTTTCGAATCGCTGCTGCCGGCCGGCATCGCCGCCTGA